One genomic region from Corvus hawaiiensis isolate bCorHaw1 chromosome 28, bCorHaw1.pri.cur, whole genome shotgun sequence encodes:
- the LOC125317733 gene encoding excitatory amino acid transporter 5-like isoform X1 has translation MWEWVRRAVLHSLSTALLRLWRWLRAFWYKNGLLTLSMLSVVTGCLLGFLLRALELTDLEKQYFSFPGELLMRMLKMLILPLITSSLMSGLATMDSKACGKMGVITITYYLWTTFMAVTVGIILVVSIHPGAAAQKDNYSVQKVVLSSADALLDLIRNMFPSNLVEASFQQYRTVLVPVVKSPGFQKIPGKPVNFIYFAPDDKNPEIHRPVFLELTPSPEMTYRTLAGTSNEMNVLGIVIFSATIGLLLGKMGERGAPLVNVCQCLNEAVMKIVSMAVWYFPFGIVFLIAGKILEMEDPSIIGQKLGLYVITVVSGLAFHGILLLPLLFVLITKKNPFAFIQGILQALLIALATSSSSATLPITLKCLLENNGIDRRVARFVLPVGATINMDGTALYEAVAAIFIAQVNEYELDLGQIITISITASAASIGAAGIPQSGLVTMVIVLTSVGLPTEDITLIIAVDWALDRLRTMTNVLGDALAAGIIAHVCEKDFAPKPVPQDPVSNTDKFPSAETSHLHPKDNVIEMTDETLLDQTGVHYNICQV, from the exons ATGTGGGAGTGGGtcaggagagctgtgctgcactCACTGTCCACCGCCCTCCTGCGCCTCTGGAGGTGGCTGCGGGCTTTCTGGTACAAAAATGGCCTCTTGACTCTCTCGATGCTCTCGGTTGTCACTGGATGCCTCCTGGGGTTCCTGCTGCGGGCGCTGGAGCTGACAGACCTG GAGaagcagtatttttcctttcctggagaGCTCCTCATGAGGATGCTGAAGATGCTGATCCTGCCCTTGATCACCTCCAG CCTCATGTCCGGGCTGGCCACCATGGACTCCAAAGCCTGTGGGAAGATGGGAGTGATCACCATCACCTACTACCTTTGGACGACCTTTATGGCAGTGACCGTGGGGATCATCCTCGTGGTCAGCATCCATCCTGGTGCAGCTGCCCAGAAGGACAACTACTCTGTGCAGAAAGTGGTGCTCAGCTCCGCCGACGCGTTACTGGATTTGATCAG AAACATGTTTCCTTCTAACCTGGTTGAAGCTTCATTCCAGCAG TATCGAACTGTTCTTGTCCCAGTGGTGAAGTCtcctggttttcaaaagatcccaggaaaacctgtcaattttatttactttgcaCCTGATGACAAAAACCCTGAAATCCATCGGCCTGTGTTCCTTGAGCTGACACCATCACCCGAGATGACCTACAGGACCCTGGCTGGGACCAGCAATGAGATGAATGTCCTGGGGATTGTCATCTTCTCAGCAACCATAG GACTTCTCCTGGGAAAAATGGGCGAGCGAGGAGCCCCGCTGGTTAACGTGTGCCAGTGTCTGAACGAAGCAGTGATGAAAATTGTCTCGATGGCCGTTTG GTACTTTCCCTTTGGCATTGTATTTCTCATAGCTGGAAAGATCTTGGAGATGGAAGATCCATCCATTATAGGACAGAAGCTGGGACTGTATGTCATTACAGTAGTGTCAGGGCTTGCCTTCCACGGAATCCTCCTCTTACCTCTGCTTTTTGTGCTCATCACCAAGAAAAACCCCTTTGCTTTCATTCAGGGAATACTGCAAGCCTTGCTGATCGCCTTAGCTACATCCTCCAG ctcagccaccCTGCCCATCACCCTCAAGTGTCTCCTGGAGAACAACGGCATCGACAGGCGCGTGGCACGGTTCGTGCTCCCCGTCGGGGCCACCATCAACATGGACGGCACCGCACTCTACGAGGCAGTCGCTGCCATCTTCATTGCCCAGGTCAATGAGTATGAACTGGATTTGGGACAAATTATAACTATAAG CATCACGGCCTCGGCAGCCAGCATTGGGGCCGCTGGGATCCCGCAGTCCGGGCTTGTCACCATGGTCATTGTGCTCACCTCCGTGGGGCTGCCCACCGAGGACATCACCCTCATCATCGCCGTCGACTGGGCTCT GGACCGACTACGAACAATGACCAACGTCCTTGGTGACGCCCTGGCTGCTGGCATCATAGCACATGTCTGCGAGAAGGACTTTGCCCCAAAGCCCGTCCCA CAAGACCCAGTGAGCAACACGGACAAGTTTCCTTCTGCAGAGACCTCACACCTGCATCCCAAAGACAATGTGATTGAAATGACTGACGAAACCTTGTTGGACCAGACAGGAGTTCACTATAACATCTGCCAGGTGTAG
- the LOC125317814 gene encoding bone morphogenetic protein 2-like, with protein MLGTVLLLLALAKTTCPRPDSVASRRAEALKKLLEVFGMEDPPAPPAHFKQPPQYMVDLFNTVANADGVTKNPDILEGNTVRSFLDKTHSEEMRFLFVLSSVAKNEKILTAELHLFRLWPRVTDGPKRHHFCQVSVYQVLEKDKLDTPGGKKLLAARRVSLQTSGWEVFAITPAVRDWTEDESSNQGLLVTVQGLEGSPPEPPPLQFASGRSHHESKKPMLVLFTDDGRRGASLPTAGFPDLKPQATNLPAKMPVPKLGRSRSTRSLDRLQPCQRHPLSVDFEEIGWSGWIISPRGYNAFHCKGSCPFPLGENMRPTNHATVQSIINALKLSEGVSSPCCVPDKLYSINLLYFDDDENVVLKQYDDMVAGSCGCH; from the exons ATGCTGGGgactgttctgctgctgctggccctggccaAGACGACATGCCCGAGGCCAGACAGCGTGGCGAGCCGGCGGGCTGAGGCGCTGAAGAAACTCCTGGAAGTCTTTGGCATGGAAGACCCTCCGGCCCCCCCAGCTCACTTTAAGCAGCCGCCCCAGTACATGGTGGATCTATTCAACACTGTCGCCAATGCGGATGGTGTCACCAAGAACCCTGACATCCTGGAGGGCAACACTGTTCGCAGCTTCCTGGATAAAA CTCACAGCGAGGAGATGCGGTTCCTGTTTGTCCTCTCCAGCGTGGCCAAGAATGAGAAGATCCTGACGGCAGAGCTGCACCTCTTCCGCCTCTGGCCGAGGGTCACAGATGGGCCCAAAAGGCACCACTTCTGCCAG GTCAGTGTCTACCAGGTGCTGGAGAAGGACAAGCTGGACACCCCCGGAGGGAAGAAGCTGCTGGCAGCCCGGCGTGTCTCGCTGCAGACCTCGGGCTGGGAGGTCTTTGCCATCACACCGGCT GTTCGTGACTGGACTGAAGATGAAAGCAGCAACCAGGGTTTGCTGGTGACAGTCCAGGGCCTGGAGGGGAGCCCGCCTGAGCCCCCACCACTGCAGTTTGCATCTGGCCGGAGCCACCATGAGAGCAAGAAGCCCATGTTGGTCCTGTTCACGGACGACGGGCGCCGGGGAGCGTCGCTGCCCACAGCCGGCTTCCCAG ATTTAAAACCTCAGGCTACCAATCTCCCTGCCAAGATGCCGGTGCCCAAGCTGGGCAGGTCACGCAGTACACGGTCTCTGGAtcggctccagccctgccagaggCATCCCTTGTCTGTGGACTTCGAGGAGATCGGCTGGTCCGGCTGGATCATCTCACCACGGGGGTACAACGCCTTCCACTGCAAAggctcctgccccttccctctggGCGAGAACATGCGGCCAACGAACCACGCCACGGTGCAGTCCATCATCAACGCCCTGAAGCTGAGCGAGGGCGTCAGCAGCCCCTGCTGTGTGCCCGACAAGCTCTACTCCATCAACCTCCTCTACTTCGATGACGATGAGAACGTGGTCCTCAAGCAGTACGATGACATGGTGGCCGGCAGCTGCGGCTGCCACTGA
- the PRAM1 gene encoding PML-RARA-regulated adapter molecule 1 isoform X2, which produces MTHVEERDAVVRHLRAKFQENRKEPPKVGGWPESRPAASHGPEPGQMPAMASKGDPPPEPPWSKRVGCSRASPSHSTGDLKPGCVASVPTQFPLQDAPSGTGDGDEIYDDVEPVGFARRSPGLLLSSVSQLPVHPRPRGGGDAGRASNRVTLLAAAQRESQVSQKMKTRTLKECKKEEKMDREFQKKFKFEGSINVLTQMMVDPAATERRGGGKNLPLRRGEILDVIQFTNQEQILCRNSQRRYGYVPRAVMLPLDTDIYDDVEIYG; this is translated from the exons ATG ACGCATGTGGAGGAGAGAGACGCTGTGGTGAGGCACCTTCGGGCAAAGTTCCAAGAGAACAGGAAAGAACCTCCCAAAGTGGGTGGCTGGCCAGAGAGTCGCCCTGCAGCCTCCCATGGACCAGAACCAGGACAGATGCCTGCCATGGCCTCCAAGGGTGATCCTCCTCCAGAGCCCCCCTGGAGCAAGAGggtgggctgcagcagggcctcTCCATCTCACAGTACAG GTGACCTGAAGCCAGGCTGTGTTGCATCAGTGCCCACACAGTTCCCACTGCAGGATGCTCCGAGTGGCACGGG ggatggagatgaGATATACGACGATGTTGAGCCTGTTGGGTTCGCCAGGAGAAGCCCAGGCCTTCTGCTATCTTCTGTGTCCCAGCTGCCAGTGCATCCCCGCCCCAGAGGAG GTGGAGATGCTGGCCGAGCCTCGAACAGGGTTACCTTGCTGGCAGCTGCACAGAG AGAATCCCAGGTCTCCCAGAAGATGAAGACCAGGACACTCAAGGAATgcaagaaggaagagaagatgGACAGGGAGTTTCAGAAGAAATTCAAG tttgaagGCAGCATCAACGTCCTGACTCAGATGATGGTCGACCCTGCAGCAACAGAGaggaggggtggagggaagaACCTGCCACTGAGACGGGGAGAAATCCTTGATGTCATTCAGTTTACAAATCAGGAGCAAATCCTCTGCCGGAACAGCCAGAGGAGGT ATGGCTACGTGCCCCGGGCTGTGATGCTGCCTCT GGACACTGACATCTATGATGACGTTGAGATTTATG GCTGA
- the LOC125317733 gene encoding excitatory amino acid transporter 5-like isoform X3 produces MWEWVRRAVLHSLSTALLRLWRWLRAFWYKNGLLTLSMLSVVTGCLLGFLLRALELTDLEKQYFSFPGELLMRMLKMLILPLITSSLMSGLATMDSKACGKMGVITITYYLWTTFMAVTVGIILVVSIHPGAAAQKDNYSVQKVVLSSADALLDLIRNMFPSNLVEASFQQYRTVLVPVVKSPGFQKIPGKPVNFIYFAPDDKNPEIHRPVFLELTPSPEMTYRTLAGTSNEMNVLGIVIFSATIGLLLGKMGERGAPLVNVCQCLNEAVMKIVSMAVWYFPFGIVFLIAGKILEMEDPSIIGQKLGLYVITVVSGLAFHGILLLPLLFVLITKKNPFAFIQGILQALLIALATSSSSATLPITLKCLLENNGIDRRVARFVLPVGATINMDGTALYEAVAAIFIAQVNEYELDLGQIITISITASAASIGAAGIPQSGLVTMVIVLTSVGLPTEDITLIIAVDWALDRLRTMTNVLGDALAAGIIAHVCEKDFAPKPKLKLCSFFLQQDPVSNTDKFPSAETSHLHPKDNVIEMTDETLLDQTGVHYNICQV; encoded by the exons ATGTGGGAGTGGGtcaggagagctgtgctgcactCACTGTCCACCGCCCTCCTGCGCCTCTGGAGGTGGCTGCGGGCTTTCTGGTACAAAAATGGCCTCTTGACTCTCTCGATGCTCTCGGTTGTCACTGGATGCCTCCTGGGGTTCCTGCTGCGGGCGCTGGAGCTGACAGACCTG GAGaagcagtatttttcctttcctggagaGCTCCTCATGAGGATGCTGAAGATGCTGATCCTGCCCTTGATCACCTCCAG CCTCATGTCCGGGCTGGCCACCATGGACTCCAAAGCCTGTGGGAAGATGGGAGTGATCACCATCACCTACTACCTTTGGACGACCTTTATGGCAGTGACCGTGGGGATCATCCTCGTGGTCAGCATCCATCCTGGTGCAGCTGCCCAGAAGGACAACTACTCTGTGCAGAAAGTGGTGCTCAGCTCCGCCGACGCGTTACTGGATTTGATCAG AAACATGTTTCCTTCTAACCTGGTTGAAGCTTCATTCCAGCAG TATCGAACTGTTCTTGTCCCAGTGGTGAAGTCtcctggttttcaaaagatcccaggaaaacctgtcaattttatttactttgcaCCTGATGACAAAAACCCTGAAATCCATCGGCCTGTGTTCCTTGAGCTGACACCATCACCCGAGATGACCTACAGGACCCTGGCTGGGACCAGCAATGAGATGAATGTCCTGGGGATTGTCATCTTCTCAGCAACCATAG GACTTCTCCTGGGAAAAATGGGCGAGCGAGGAGCCCCGCTGGTTAACGTGTGCCAGTGTCTGAACGAAGCAGTGATGAAAATTGTCTCGATGGCCGTTTG GTACTTTCCCTTTGGCATTGTATTTCTCATAGCTGGAAAGATCTTGGAGATGGAAGATCCATCCATTATAGGACAGAAGCTGGGACTGTATGTCATTACAGTAGTGTCAGGGCTTGCCTTCCACGGAATCCTCCTCTTACCTCTGCTTTTTGTGCTCATCACCAAGAAAAACCCCTTTGCTTTCATTCAGGGAATACTGCAAGCCTTGCTGATCGCCTTAGCTACATCCTCCAG ctcagccaccCTGCCCATCACCCTCAAGTGTCTCCTGGAGAACAACGGCATCGACAGGCGCGTGGCACGGTTCGTGCTCCCCGTCGGGGCCACCATCAACATGGACGGCACCGCACTCTACGAGGCAGTCGCTGCCATCTTCATTGCCCAGGTCAATGAGTATGAACTGGATTTGGGACAAATTATAACTATAAG CATCACGGCCTCGGCAGCCAGCATTGGGGCCGCTGGGATCCCGCAGTCCGGGCTTGTCACCATGGTCATTGTGCTCACCTCCGTGGGGCTGCCCACCGAGGACATCACCCTCATCATCGCCGTCGACTGGGCTCT GGACCGACTACGAACAATGACCAACGTCCTTGGTGACGCCCTGGCTGCTGGCATCATAGCACATGTCTGCGAGAAGGACTTTGCCCCAAAGCCC AAATTAAAACtgtgttctttctttttgcagCAAGACCCAGTGAGCAACACGGACAAGTTTCCTTCTGCAGAGACCTCACACCTGCATCCCAAAGACAATGTGATTGAAATGACTGACGAAACCTTGTTGGACCAGACAGGAGTTCACTATAACATCTGCCAGGTGTAG
- the PRAM1 gene encoding PML-RARA-regulated adapter molecule 1 isoform X3: MEDGDLKPGCVASVPTQFPLQDAPSGTGDGDEIYDDVEPVGFARRSPGLLLSSVSQLPVHPRPRGGGDAGRASNRVTLLAAAQRESQVSQKMKTRTLKECKKEEKMDREFQKKFKFEGSINVLTQMMVDPAATERRGGGKNLPLRRGEILDVIQFTNQEQILCRNSQRRYGYVPRAVMLPLDTDIYDDVEIYG; this comes from the exons ATGGAAGATG GTGACCTGAAGCCAGGCTGTGTTGCATCAGTGCCCACACAGTTCCCACTGCAGGATGCTCCGAGTGGCACGGG ggatggagatgaGATATACGACGATGTTGAGCCTGTTGGGTTCGCCAGGAGAAGCCCAGGCCTTCTGCTATCTTCTGTGTCCCAGCTGCCAGTGCATCCCCGCCCCAGAGGAG GTGGAGATGCTGGCCGAGCCTCGAACAGGGTTACCTTGCTGGCAGCTGCACAGAG AGAATCCCAGGTCTCCCAGAAGATGAAGACCAGGACACTCAAGGAATgcaagaaggaagagaagatgGACAGGGAGTTTCAGAAGAAATTCAAG tttgaagGCAGCATCAACGTCCTGACTCAGATGATGGTCGACCCTGCAGCAACAGAGaggaggggtggagggaagaACCTGCCACTGAGACGGGGAGAAATCCTTGATGTCATTCAGTTTACAAATCAGGAGCAAATCCTCTGCCGGAACAGCCAGAGGAGGT ATGGCTACGTGCCCCGGGCTGTGATGCTGCCTCT GGACACTGACATCTATGATGACGTTGAGATTTATG GCTGA
- the PRAM1 gene encoding PML-RARA-regulated adapter molecule 1 isoform X1 — MTHVEERDAVVRHLRAKFQENRKEPPKVGGWPESRPAASHGPEPGQMPAMASKGDPPPEPPWSKRVGCSRASPSHSTGQSLGQPSPQPACETPAQTVRQRKGMAQDANFHPVPAKPGGNVFNKKVGPGSAPPHRKAAQQTRPPAKDKGAPAVLAKGAAVAAPLFSVGGPQRAEHPVLPRRKPLPHVRALGVKPAKPQRPPVVDLAKFRAAAHLGTSVRPATEPPRSAQLGDLKPGCVASVPTQFPLQDAPSGTGDGDEIYDDVEPVGFARRSPGLLLSSVSQLPVHPRPRGGGDAGRASNRVTLLAAAQRESQVSQKMKTRTLKECKKEEKMDREFQKKFKFEGSINVLTQMMVDPAATERRGGGKNLPLRRGEILDVIQFTNQEQILCRNSQRRYGYVPRAVMLPLDTDIYDDVEIYG; from the exons ATG ACGCATGTGGAGGAGAGAGACGCTGTGGTGAGGCACCTTCGGGCAAAGTTCCAAGAGAACAGGAAAGAACCTCCCAAAGTGGGTGGCTGGCCAGAGAGTCGCCCTGCAGCCTCCCATGGACCAGAACCAGGACAGATGCCTGCCATGGCCTCCAAGGGTGATCCTCCTCCAGAGCCCCCCTGGAGCAAGAGggtgggctgcagcagggcctcTCCATCTCACAGTACAGGTCAGAGTCTGGGACAGCCTTCACCACAGCCTGCCTGTGAGACCCCGGCACAAACGGTGCGCCAGAGGAAGGGGATGGCTCAAGATGCCAACTTCCACCCAGTGCCTGCAAAGCCAGGAGGAAATGTGTTCAACAAGAAGGTGGgacctggctctgctcctccccACAGGAAGGCAGCCCAGCAGACACGGCCACCCGCCAAAGACAAGGGGGCTCCAGCGGTTCTTGCCAAAGGCGCGGCTGTTGCAGCCCCCCTGTTCTCTGTGGGAGGCCCCCAAAGGGCAGAGCACCCAGTTCTGCCCCGGAGGAAGCCTTTGCCACACGTCAGGGCCCTGGGAGTGAAGCCAGCCAAGCCCCAGCGCCCTCCTGTTGTGGATTTGGCAAAGTTCAGAGCAGCTGCACATCTTGGGACATCTGTCCGTCCTGCCACAGAACCACCAAGGAGTGCTCAGCTGG GTGACCTGAAGCCAGGCTGTGTTGCATCAGTGCCCACACAGTTCCCACTGCAGGATGCTCCGAGTGGCACGGG ggatggagatgaGATATACGACGATGTTGAGCCTGTTGGGTTCGCCAGGAGAAGCCCAGGCCTTCTGCTATCTTCTGTGTCCCAGCTGCCAGTGCATCCCCGCCCCAGAGGAG GTGGAGATGCTGGCCGAGCCTCGAACAGGGTTACCTTGCTGGCAGCTGCACAGAG AGAATCCCAGGTCTCCCAGAAGATGAAGACCAGGACACTCAAGGAATgcaagaaggaagagaagatgGACAGGGAGTTTCAGAAGAAATTCAAG tttgaagGCAGCATCAACGTCCTGACTCAGATGATGGTCGACCCTGCAGCAACAGAGaggaggggtggagggaagaACCTGCCACTGAGACGGGGAGAAATCCTTGATGTCATTCAGTTTACAAATCAGGAGCAAATCCTCTGCCGGAACAGCCAGAGGAGGT ATGGCTACGTGCCCCGGGCTGTGATGCTGCCTCT GGACACTGACATCTATGATGACGTTGAGATTTATG GCTGA
- the POLE4 gene encoding DNA polymerase epsilon subunit 4, whose protein sequence is GPGPAEGAAPGEEAAGAGPQGPGPARLARLPLARVKALVKADPDVTLASQEAVFVLARATELFVETIAKDAYVYAQQGKRKTLQRKDLDGREKLLPKTTLIMSHTISKTNNAIEAIDEFAFLEGTLD, encoded by the exons ggaccGGGGCCCGCGGAGGGGGCGGCGCCcggggaggaggcggcgggagcggggccgcaGGGCCCGGGTCCGGCCCGCCTGGCCCGGCTGCCGCTGGCGCGGGTGAAGGCGCTGGTGAAGGCGGACCCGGACGTCACCCTGGCCAGCCAGGAGGCCGTGTTCGTGCTGGCGCGGGCCACG GAGCTGTTTGTTGAAACCATAGCCAAAGATGCTTATGTGTATGCCCagcaaggaaaaaggaaaaccctGCAAAGAAAAGACCTGG atgggagagaaaaactTCTACCAAAGACTACACTGATAATGTCACACaccatctccaaaacaa ATAATGCCATTGAAGCTATTGATGAATTTGCTTTTCTGGAAG GTACTTTGGACTGA
- the LOC125317733 gene encoding excitatory amino acid transporter 5-like isoform X2, giving the protein MWEWVRRAVLHSLSTALLRLWRWLRAFWYKNGLLTLSMLSVVTGCLLGFLLRALELTDLEKQYFSFPGELLMRMLKMLILPLITSRNMFPSNLVEASFQQYRTVLVPVVKSPGFQKIPGKPVNFIYFAPDDKNPEIHRPVFLELTPSPEMTYRTLAGTSNEMNVLGIVIFSATIGLLLGKMGERGAPLVNVCQCLNEAVMKIVSMAVWYFPFGIVFLIAGKILEMEDPSIIGQKLGLYVITVVSGLAFHGILLLPLLFVLITKKNPFAFIQGILQALLIALATSSSSATLPITLKCLLENNGIDRRVARFVLPVGATINMDGTALYEAVAAIFIAQVNEYELDLGQIITISITASAASIGAAGIPQSGLVTMVIVLTSVGLPTEDITLIIAVDWALDRLRTMTNVLGDALAAGIIAHVCEKDFAPKPVPQDPVSNTDKFPSAETSHLHPKDNVIEMTDETLLDQTGVHYNICQV; this is encoded by the exons ATGTGGGAGTGGGtcaggagagctgtgctgcactCACTGTCCACCGCCCTCCTGCGCCTCTGGAGGTGGCTGCGGGCTTTCTGGTACAAAAATGGCCTCTTGACTCTCTCGATGCTCTCGGTTGTCACTGGATGCCTCCTGGGGTTCCTGCTGCGGGCGCTGGAGCTGACAGACCTG GAGaagcagtatttttcctttcctggagaGCTCCTCATGAGGATGCTGAAGATGCTGATCCTGCCCTTGATCACCTCCAG AAACATGTTTCCTTCTAACCTGGTTGAAGCTTCATTCCAGCAG TATCGAACTGTTCTTGTCCCAGTGGTGAAGTCtcctggttttcaaaagatcccaggaaaacctgtcaattttatttactttgcaCCTGATGACAAAAACCCTGAAATCCATCGGCCTGTGTTCCTTGAGCTGACACCATCACCCGAGATGACCTACAGGACCCTGGCTGGGACCAGCAATGAGATGAATGTCCTGGGGATTGTCATCTTCTCAGCAACCATAG GACTTCTCCTGGGAAAAATGGGCGAGCGAGGAGCCCCGCTGGTTAACGTGTGCCAGTGTCTGAACGAAGCAGTGATGAAAATTGTCTCGATGGCCGTTTG GTACTTTCCCTTTGGCATTGTATTTCTCATAGCTGGAAAGATCTTGGAGATGGAAGATCCATCCATTATAGGACAGAAGCTGGGACTGTATGTCATTACAGTAGTGTCAGGGCTTGCCTTCCACGGAATCCTCCTCTTACCTCTGCTTTTTGTGCTCATCACCAAGAAAAACCCCTTTGCTTTCATTCAGGGAATACTGCAAGCCTTGCTGATCGCCTTAGCTACATCCTCCAG ctcagccaccCTGCCCATCACCCTCAAGTGTCTCCTGGAGAACAACGGCATCGACAGGCGCGTGGCACGGTTCGTGCTCCCCGTCGGGGCCACCATCAACATGGACGGCACCGCACTCTACGAGGCAGTCGCTGCCATCTTCATTGCCCAGGTCAATGAGTATGAACTGGATTTGGGACAAATTATAACTATAAG CATCACGGCCTCGGCAGCCAGCATTGGGGCCGCTGGGATCCCGCAGTCCGGGCTTGTCACCATGGTCATTGTGCTCACCTCCGTGGGGCTGCCCACCGAGGACATCACCCTCATCATCGCCGTCGACTGGGCTCT GGACCGACTACGAACAATGACCAACGTCCTTGGTGACGCCCTGGCTGCTGGCATCATAGCACATGTCTGCGAGAAGGACTTTGCCCCAAAGCCCGTCCCA CAAGACCCAGTGAGCAACACGGACAAGTTTCCTTCTGCAGAGACCTCACACCTGCATCCCAAAGACAATGTGATTGAAATGACTGACGAAACCTTGTTGGACCAGACAGGAGTTCACTATAACATCTGCCAGGTGTAG
- the LOC125317812 gene encoding uncharacterized protein LOC125317812, whose product MSIYNKFSSLCWSHLVQGWGWLELCWALSASSQLRQKRWGVVTGVMLGSVVCGRRCGSCRQSGGARESVCREGLLQEAEPFPPRWARHLWQSHQRGRWEVLLQLPIPADQLPPPRPPRALQTVLHARFPKEKEGESPTFLPRGSCWELARLHLEQLLLLEGLGEVEVVEGGHCSTCPEECLRLPALKTFPDSPWEVVIDVGKCSDPTYSAGVAEFTS is encoded by the exons ATGTCCATCTATAACAAATTCTCTTCTTTGTGCTGGAGCCATTTAGTTCAGGGTTGGgggtggctggagctgtgctgggcactcaGTGCCTCATCCCAGCTCAGGCAGAAAAGGTGGGGAGTTGTAACTGGGGTAATGCTGGGCTCGGTGGTTTGTGGCCGCAGGTGCGGGAGCTGTCGGCAGAGTGGAGGAGCAAGGGAATCTGTTTGCAgagaggggctgctgcaggaggcagagccaTTTCCTCCACGTTGGGCACG ACATCTCTGGCAGTCCCATCAGCGTGGACGTTGGGaagtgctgctccagctgcccatcCCAGCAGATCAGCTCCCTCCACCTCGGCCTCCCAGGGCTCTCCAGACAGTCCTCCATGCTCGATTTCCTAAGGAGAAGGAAG GTGAGAGCCCCACGTTCCTGCCCCgggggtcctgctgggagctggcccggctgcacctggagcagctgctgctcctcgaAGGCCTTGGGGAGGTGGAGGTGGTCGAGGGCGGCCACTGCAGCACCTGTCCCGAGGAATGTCTTCGGCTCCCGGCCCTGAAAACCTTTCCGGACTCTCCCTGGGAGGTCGTGATCGATGTGGGGAAATGCTCTGACCCAACCTACAGTGCAG GAGTTGCTGAGTTTACCTCATAG